The Mycolicibacterium fluoranthenivorans genomic interval CCGGCATCCTGGTACGGCAGGACGGCGCCGTCCACCAGCGAGCCGCTGTGGTCGGGCGACGAGCACGTGGTGACCGTGTCGCCGTCGACCGTGCAGACCCTGTCCGAATGCCCACTGCGCTGGCTGCTGGAACGCCACGGCGCAAGCGACAGCCGCGATGTCCGCTCGGCGGTCGGATCCCTGATACACGCCCTGGTCGCCGACTCGACCAAGACGGAGAACCAACTGCTGGCCGAGCTGGAGAGCATCTGGGGGGCACTGCCGTTCGAATCCCAGTGGTACGCCGACAACGAACTGGCCCGCCACGGCGCCATGCTCACCGCGTTCGCGCAATGGCGCGAACTCACCCGTCACCAGTTGACCGAGGTGGGCACCGAGGTCGCGGTCGACGGCATGGTCGCCCCCGGGGTCCGGGTGCGGGGCCGCATCGACCGTCTGGAGCGGGACAACGCCGACCGGCTGGTGATCGTCGACGTCAAGACCGGGAAGAGCCCGGTCACCAAGGACGACGCCCAGCGCCACGCCCAGCTGGCCCTCTACCAACTCGCCGTCGCCGAGGGCGTGCTGCCGCATGGCGACGAACCCGGTGGCGGTGTGCTGGTGTACCCCGGCAAGCCCAGTGCGGGCGGGGCGACCGAACGCCACCAGGATGCGCTGACCCCGGATGCCGTGGCCCGGTGGCGTGAGCAGGTCGCCGCCGCCGCCGCGGCCACCCAGGGGCCCGCATTCGTCGCCCGGGTGAACGACAATTGCGGGCACTGTCCGGTGCGCGCGATGTGTCCGGCGCACCAGCGTGGGGAGGATCAGTGATCAGCACCAGGTACAGCCCGGCCGAACTCGCCGATGCGCTGGGTCTTTTCGCACCGACCGACGAGCAGGCGGCCGTCATCGCCGCGCCCCCGGGGCCGGTGGTCGTGATCGCCGGCGCGGGTGCGGGCAAGACCGAGACGATGGCGGCGCGGGTGGTGTGGCTGGTCGCCAATGGTTACGCCGCGCCGGGCGAGGTGCTCGGACTGACCTTCACCCGCAAGGCCGCCGGTCAGCTGCTACGCCGGGTCCGCGCCAGGCTGGCCAGACTCGCCGGCTCCGGGCTGTGCCCGGAACTCCGGGCCGACGGGCCCCCGACCATCAGCACCTACCACGCGTTCGCCGGTTTCCTGCTGCGCGAACACGGCCTGTTGCTGCCGGTGGAACCCGACACCCGGCTGATCGGGGCGACCGAGCTGTGGCAGCTGGCCTTTCGGGTGGTGTGTGAGCATCCCAGGACACTGGACACCGACAAGTCCCCGGCCGCGGTCACCGGTCAGGTGCTGCGGCTGGCCGGTGCACTCGCCGAGCATCTGGTGGACACCGCTGCGCTGACCGACACCCATATCGAGTTGGAGCGGCTCATCCTGAATCTGCCCGCGGGCGCCAACCAGCGCGACCGCGGCCCCAGCCAGTGGCTGCTGAAGTTGTTGGACACCCAGACCGAACGCACCCAGTTGGTGCCGCTCGTCGACGAACTGCACCGCCGCATGCGCGCGGCGAAAGTGATGGACTTCGGCGCGCAGATGTCGGCGGCGGCCCGCTTGGCCGTGGCAGCGCCACAGGTGGGAGAGCAACTGCGGCAACGCTATCGGGTGGTGTTGCTCGACGAATACCAGGACACCGGTCACGCGCAGCGGATCGCCCTGTCGTCGTTGTTCGGCGGCGGCATCGACGACGGGCTGGCGCTCACAGCGGTGGGAGATCCCATTCAGTCCATCTACGGCTGGCGCGGTGCCTCAGCCACCAATCTGCCCCGGTTCGCCACCGATTTCCCGCTCTCGGACGGGACGCCGGCACCCACCCTGGAGCTGCGGACCAGCTGGCGAAATCCGCCGCAGGCACTGCATCTGGCCAACGCGGTGTCCGCGGAGGCCCGGCGCCGCTCGGTCAGCGTGCGCGAGCTGCTGCCGCGTCCCGATGCCGAGCGCGGCGATATCCGCTGCGCACTGCTCACCGATGTGATGTCCGAACGGAACTGGATGGCCGACGAGATCGCGCGGCGCTACCTGGCCGGCCCCACCCCGCCCAGCACGGCAGTGCTGGTGCGCCGCAATGCCGATGCCGCCCCGATGGCCGACGCGCTGACCGCGCGCGGCGTTCCCGTCGAGGTCGTCGGTGTGGCCGGGTTGCTGGCCATCCCCGAGGTCGCCGACGTGGTCGCCATGCTGCGGTTGATCGCCGACCCGACGGCCGGGGCGGCCGCGATGCGGGTGCTGACCGGACCGCGCTGGCGTCTGGGCGCCCGCGATATCGCGGCCCTGTGGCAGCGGGCGGTGGAGTTGGACGGACCGGCCGCGGTGGCGAGCACCACGCAGATCGTCGCCGCCGCCGCGCCGGATGCCGACGCGGCCTGCCTCGCCGACGCGATCTGCGACCCGGGAGCGCAGGGCCGTTACTCGGCGCAGGGCTACGCGCGCATCGTCGCGCTCGGCCGCGAATTGACGGTCCTGCGTGCTCATCTGGCACATCCGCTGCCCGACCTGATCGCCGAGATCCGCCGGGTGCTCGGAGTCGACGCCGAGGCCAGGGCCGCCCGGCCGGTGGCTGCCGGCTGGGGCGGCACCGAACATCTCGACGCATTCGGTGATGTCGTCGCCGATTTCGCCGAGCGCGCCGAGGCCTCCCCGGACGGGCTACTGGCCTATCTGGAGGTGGCTGCCGATATCGAGAACGGTTTGGCGCCCGCCGAAGTCACCGTCGCGGCCGACCGGGTCCAGATTCTCACCGTGCACGCGGCCAAGGGTCTGGAATGGCAGGTGGTCGCCGTGCCTCATCTGAGTGCCCGGGTGTTCCCGTCCACCGCGATGGCGCGAACCTGGCTCACCGATGCCGGTGACCTACCGCCGCTGCTGCGCGGCGATCGGGCCACCGAGTCGCAGCACGGTGTGCCGGTACTGGACACCACCGACGTCTTCGATCGTAAA includes:
- a CDS encoding ATP-dependent helicase gives rise to the protein MSTRYSPAELADALGLFAPTDEQAAVIAAPPGPVVVIAGAGAGKTETMAARVVWLVANGYAAPGEVLGLTFTRKAAGQLLRRVRARLARLAGSGLCPELRADGPPTISTYHAFAGFLLREHGLLLPVEPDTRLIGATELWQLAFRVVCEHPRTLDTDKSPAAVTGQVLRLAGALAEHLVDTAALTDTHIELERLILNLPAGANQRDRGPSQWLLKLLDTQTERTQLVPLVDELHRRMRAAKVMDFGAQMSAAARLAVAAPQVGEQLRQRYRVVLLDEYQDTGHAQRIALSSLFGGGIDDGLALTAVGDPIQSIYGWRGASATNLPRFATDFPLSDGTPAPTLELRTSWRNPPQALHLANAVSAEARRRSVSVRELLPRPDAERGDIRCALLTDVMSERNWMADEIARRYLAGPTPPSTAVLVRRNADAAPMADALTARGVPVEVVGVAGLLAIPEVADVVAMLRLIADPTAGAAAMRVLTGPRWRLGARDIAALWQRAVELDGPAAVASTTQIVAAAAPDADAACLADAICDPGAQGRYSAQGYARIVALGRELTVLRAHLAHPLPDLIAEIRRVLGVDAEARAARPVAAGWGGTEHLDAFGDVVADFAERAEASPDGLLAYLEVAADIENGLAPAEVTVAADRVQILTVHAAKGLEWQVVAVPHLSARVFPSTAMARTWLTDAGDLPPLLRGDRATESQHGVPVLDTTDVFDRKALSERIAAHKDHLAQRRVDEERRLLYVALTRCEHTLLVSGHHWGPTESKPRGPSEFLLELRGIIDASAASGDPCGVIDHWAPDPAEGDPNPLRDAVVEAVWPAEPARREVLDRGAELVRRADSSADVSAADVENWAADVDALLAERARAGEPEAVTLPAQLSVSMLVELGKDRAAAAQLLRRRLPVRPDPHALLGTAFHDWVQRFFHAERLFDLDDLPGAVDGDTGRAHAEELAGLQAAFASSAWAARTPVDVEVPFDMMIGTTVVRGRVDAVFDDGDGAQIVVDWKTGDPPGTPEAQRAAAVQLAVYRLAWAGMSGRPLDSVRAAFHYVRSGVTVRPDELPGPDELAALLAQEELTL